TTAGATACTAAGAATACAGAAAGCAAGAAACTTTATCCCAACGAACCCAATCTCCGGCACGAAGTTAATGAGTTAGAAGAACTCTTTGATACTAGACTGGGAGATAATATTCGATGTTGGGGATATTTTTATCGTATTAATGATCGTGAAGGAATGCGTCGCTCTTGGTGTACAGGAACTCCTGGGTGGGAAAAAGCAGGATTTGCGATCGCATTTCCTGTAATGCGAAAGATAGTGCAACAAACATATAACATTACAGCAGCTTCTGCTAATAATTCCCTGCAAGAAATTAAGCAGATTTTTGAAGTAGTTAATCAAAGACTATCCGATGCTCGTCCTTACCTCATAGGCGATAATTTATCAGCAGCAGATATAACTTTTGCCGCTTTAGCTGCCCCTGCATTGCTACCTCCAGAGCATCCCATAAAACCACCTGCACTTGAAACA
This genomic interval from Oculatellaceae cyanobacterium contains the following:
- a CDS encoding glutathione S-transferase; translated protein: MQQQHISKLSSMRLITIPISHYCEKVRWALDWLEVPYTEERHVPFFHRLATVRNGGKSVPVLVTQEGTFTDSTAILHYLDTKNTESKKLYPNEPNLRHEVNELEELFDTRLGDNIRCWGYFYRINDREGMRRSWCTGTPGWEKAGFAIAFPVMRKIVQQTYNITAASANNSLQEIKQIFEVVNQRLSDARPYLIGDNLSAADITFAALAAPALLPPEHPIKPPALETFNNEEMIITIKELRATPAGVHALRLYREQRRNQLTINN